Within the Echinicola sp. 20G genome, the region GATCAATTGAATGCTCCTGGTGATTTTGCCCAAGCCTATGTGATTGCTCATGAAGTGGGGCATCATGTACAGCATTTGCTGGGTATAACCGAAGAAGTACATGGATTGAGAAGTCAGTTGAATGATACTGAATATAATAAGATGTCTGTAAAGTTGGAGTTACAGGCAGATTTTCTAGCGGGTGTTTGGGCTCACCATACACAAAAGATGAAAAATATCTTGGATGAGGGTGATATTGAGGAAGCTTTAAATGCAGCCAATGCCATTGGAGATGATCGATTGCAAAAACAGGCACAAGGAAGGGTGGTGCCGGACTCCTTCACTCATGGAACATCAGAGCAAAGGATGAGATGGTTCAAAAAAGGGTTCGATACAGGAGATTTGTCTCAAGGAGATACTTTTAACGCTGAAAGTCTTTAATTTGGATTGATATAAAAAGAGCGCTGAATTAACAGCGCTCTTTTTATTTATTTTAAATTTTGTTGCGATTAGTTATTAGTCGCATCTTCAACTTCGTCCTCAACATCATCTGCAGCATCCTCAACTGCATCACCTGCGTCTTCCATTGTTTCCTCTACTTTATCTCCAGCTTCTTCCACTTTACTTTTATCATTTCCACAAGAAGTTAAAGTCATCATACTACCTACTGCGAATAAAATTAGTAACTTTTTCATAGTTCGATTTGTTTAAAGTTTGAATTTGGTTTACGCGTTCAATAATACAAATACAAAGGTCATACCAGTTTTACTTAATTAAGCAGTAAATTGGGTAAAATAAATTTTAAGTGTGAAAAATAAAACCAGTTTTTAGCAAAACTGGTCACATAATGAGTTATATGGTTCTAAATGTCAAAGTTTCTGAAATCCAACGAAATCTTTTGTATTGATCAATTAAAAGGAACCAAATAAGTTTTTCATTACAATTCCCATCCAAAACCAGTTTGTAATACGTAATCGGTACTGCTCGCTCCCTCCACAGCTTGATTGTCAAAGTTAAGCGTAAAACCAGCTTTTATGTAAAAGTCCAAAGGAAGATCATACTTGGCATTGAAGTTAAAATCACTTCTGAAACGCCCTTTTTCTGTGATACCTGGATAAATAACCACACGGGAATAAAGGTTCAAGTCCCCAATATCATATAGATTAAGTTCAGACCCTAAGTAAGCCTCCCAGCTATTTTGAGTTGGGGCATCGCTTGAATAACGTTCTTTTACGTAGGAAGCACCACCTTCCAAACCGAAGTAGGCATTGTTGGTATGCAAGATATATTTACCAATACCCCCTGTAAAGTTACTTCGTATATCAAGTAGCTGCTCAGTGTTTGATAGAAATGAATAGTTCACGGGAATATAAAAATCTTTAGGTAAGAACTTCTTAAATGAGAAATTACCGTCTTCCCTTCTTGTCGGTTCCACATCATCTTGACTGGAGCGAATGAGGTTATATCCTGCATTGGCTGACCATTTTGACGCCACATAACCTAGCGTACTTGTAATCCCTGATTGCTTTAAATTATTGGCTTTCGTAAAGCTATAGTTTATGTCCACAGAAGCAGAAAGACGACTCCAGAAATCATCTTCATAAGTGGTGAAAAAAACAATTTCATCCACATTAACTTCTAGATCACCTTGTTCTACACTATTGATCAATACTTTACCAGGGCTAGAGGAATTTATTTTTCCGTTTAACCGCTTGCCTGATTGAAGTGAAATCAAATAATTTTGCTTGGAATATACTTCAATTATTTCTTCCCATTCTATGGTAAAATCGGAATCGCTATAGTCTGTTTCAATTTTCAGGATCCCTTTGTCCATGGATTTAATTTCCCCGACTATGATGTTTTTGTTTTTGAAAACCAAGGAGTCTTCTTGAGCCATTAGGTATTGAAAAGAAATGAGGCATAAAGCAATGAGTAAAGTTAATTTT harbors:
- a CDS encoding DUF481 domain-containing protein translates to MKKLTLLIALCLISFQYLMAQEDSLVFKNKNIIVGEIKSMDKGILKIETDYSDSDFTIEWEEIIEVYSKQNYLISLQSGKRLNGKINSSSPGKVLINSVEQGDLEVNVDEIVFFTTYEDDFWSRLSASVDINYSFTKANNLKQSGITSTLGYVASKWSANAGYNLIRSSQDDVEPTRREDGNFSFKKFLPKDFYIPVNYSFLSNTEQLLDIRSNFTGGIGKYILHTNNAYFGLEGGASYVKERYSSDAPTQNSWEAYLGSELNLYDIGDLNLYSRVVIYPGITEKGRFRSDFNFNAKYDLPLDFYIKAGFTLNFDNQAVEGASSTDYVLQTGFGWEL